Proteins co-encoded in one Dasypus novemcinctus isolate mDasNov1 chromosome 18, mDasNov1.1.hap2, whole genome shotgun sequence genomic window:
- the ZNF821 gene encoding zinc finger protein 821 isoform X3, producing the protein MLKVEKELENAEQPVGGNEVVEHEVTEKNLNSDPLLEVCQCPLCQLDCGSREQLIAHVYQHTAAVVSAKSYMCPVCGRALSSPGSLGRHLLIHSEDQRSNCAVCGTRFTSHATFNSEKLPEVLNMESLPSTHSEGPSSAEGKDVAFNPPVYPAGILLVCNNCAAYRKLLEAQTPSVRKWALRRQNEPLEVRLQRLERERTAKKSRRDNETPEEREVRRMRDREAKRLQRMQETDEQRARRLQRDREAMRLKRANETPEKRQARLIREREAKRLKRRLEKMDMMLRAQFGQDPSAMAALAAEMNFFQLPVSGVELDSQLLGKMAFEEQNSSSLH; encoded by the exons gtcacagagaagaatttgaattCTGACCCCTTGCTTGAAGTCTGCCAGTGTCCCCTCTGCCAGCTAGACTGTGGGAGTCGGGAGCAGCTGATTGCTCACGTGTACCAG CACACTGCAGCAGTGGTGAGCGCCAAGAGCTACATGTGTCCTGTCTGTGGCCGGGCCCTTAGCTCCCCAGGGTCACTGGGCCGCCACCTCCTAATCCACTCTGAGGACCAGAGATCTAACTGTGCTGTGTGTGGAACCCGTTTCACCAGCCATGCCACTTTTAACAG TGAGAAACTTCCTGAAGTACTTAATATGGAATCTCTACCCTCAACCCATAGTGAGGGCCCCTCCAGTGCTGAGGGGAAGGACGTTGCCTTTAATCCCCCAGTGTACCCTGCCGGAATTCTGCTTGTGTGCAACAACTGTGCTGCTTACCGCAAACTTCTGGAAGCCCAGACCCCCAGTGTACGAAAGTGGGCCCTACGTCGACAGAATGAGCCTTTGGAAGTACGACTGCAGCGGCTGGAACGAGAACGCACGGCCAAGAAGAGCCGGCGGGACAATGAGACCCCTGAGGAACGGGAGGTGAGGCGCATGAGGGACCGTGAAGCCAAGCGCCTGCAGCGCATGCAGGAGACAGATGAGCAGCGGGCACGGAGGCTACAGCGGGATCGAGAGGCCATGAGGCTGAAGCGGGCCAATGAAACCCCGGAGAAGCGGCAGGCCCGGCTTATCCGGGAGCGGGAGGCCAAGAGGCTCAAGAGGCGACTGGAGAAAATGGACATGATGTTGCGAGCTCAGTTTGGCCAGGACCCTTCGGCCATGGCAGCCTTAGCAGCTGAAATGAACTTCTTCCAGCTGCCTGTGAGTGGAGTGGAACTGGACAGCCAGCTCCTGGGCAAGATGGCCTTTGAAGAGCAGAACAGTAGCTCCCTGCACTGA